A genomic window from Streptomyces sp. 846.5 includes:
- the uca gene encoding urea carboxylase, producing MVFDTLLVANRGEIAVRVIRTARRLGLRTVAVFSDPDRGAPHVRLADHAVRLGPAPAKDSYLRADLVLKAALDSGAGAIHPGYGFLSEDAEFARSVEDAGLVFVGPTPEQLEVFGAKHTARAAAEAAGVPLLPGTGLLPDLASALAAAEGLGYPVMLKATGGGGGIGMRACHGPDELAEAWESVRRVAAASFSGAGMFLERLVEQARHVEVQVFGDGTGRVVTLGDRDCSLQRRNQKVIEEAPAPGLPDAVRAGLAESAAALCASIGYRSAGTVEYVYDAARQEASFLEVNTRLQVEHPVTEAVYGVDLVEWMLRLAQGDREIVRPVGPPRGHAVEARVYAEDPNRDHRPSAGLLTRVAFPADVRVDTWVETGTEVGTSYDPMLAKVIVHGEDRADALDRLDAALADSRVDGIETNLGLLRAATAAPAVRAAAHTTATLAGITDPLPRIEVVRAGTLTTVQDWPGRTGYWHVGVPPCGPMDDLSFRLGNRALGNPEGAAGLECTLEGPVLRFSAATTVCVTGAPAEVTLDGAPVPQWEPLTVPAGSELAVGAPEEAGLRSYLLVAGGLDLPDFLGSAATFTLGRFGGHGGRTLRAGDVLHGGRTVTGTQPVPLAERPVLTHAWTLDAAEGPHAAPEFFTEDDIAEFYAAKWSVHFNSARTGVRLVGPKPAWARRDGGEAGLHPSNIHDTPYSVGAVDYTGDMPVLLGPDGPSLGGFVCPATVLTGDRWKLGQLRPGDTVSFRPVTVDGRDRPAIVDGGILARTPEELDRPAVGYRRSGDDNLLVEYGPMQLDLALRMRVHALAEALAALDLPGVVDLTPGIRSLQIHTDPAVLPLADLLPLVQEAERLLPPTRELRVPSRTVHLPLSWDDPATREAIARYMAGVRDDAPWCPWNIEFIRRVNGLDTVEDVYRTVFDAEYLVLGLGDVYLGAPVATPLDPRHRLVTTKYNPARTWTAENSVGIGGAYLCVYGMEGPGGYQFVGRTVQVWSGWQQRGPFEPGKPWLLRFFDRIKWFPVEADELLEMRADMAAGRLAVTMEEGEFALADHLRFLDENAADIAAFRERQGAAFGAERQAWELAGEFDRAEQEQVAAPPAEEITVPEGGRLIEAQFTACVWKVDVEPGQLVTAGQRLMAVEAMKMESVLTAPQDGLVERLLVRAGDQVEAGAPLLLLVPAEVRETVEATIGDAA from the coding sequence ATGGTCTTCGACACCCTGCTGGTCGCCAACCGCGGCGAGATCGCGGTACGCGTCATCCGCACCGCCCGCCGCCTCGGCCTGCGCACCGTCGCGGTCTTCTCCGACCCGGACCGCGGCGCGCCGCACGTCCGGCTCGCCGACCACGCCGTCCGCCTCGGGCCCGCGCCCGCCAAGGACAGCTATCTCCGCGCCGACCTGGTCCTCAAGGCGGCGCTGGACAGCGGCGCGGGGGCGATCCACCCCGGCTACGGATTCCTGTCCGAGGACGCGGAGTTCGCCCGCAGCGTCGAGGACGCCGGGCTGGTGTTCGTCGGCCCGACGCCCGAGCAGCTGGAGGTGTTCGGCGCCAAGCACACCGCCCGCGCCGCCGCCGAGGCCGCCGGGGTGCCGCTGCTTCCCGGGACCGGCCTGCTTCCTGACCTCGCGTCAGCCCTGGCGGCCGCGGAGGGACTCGGCTACCCGGTGATGCTCAAGGCCACCGGCGGTGGCGGCGGCATAGGGATGCGGGCCTGCCATGGGCCGGACGAGCTGGCCGAGGCATGGGAGAGCGTCCGCCGGGTCGCGGCGGCCAGCTTTTCCGGAGCCGGGATGTTCCTGGAGCGACTGGTCGAACAGGCCCGCCATGTCGAGGTGCAGGTCTTCGGTGACGGGACCGGGCGCGTGGTCACCCTGGGCGACCGCGACTGCTCGCTGCAGCGGCGCAACCAGAAGGTGATCGAGGAGGCCCCGGCCCCCGGACTCCCCGACGCCGTCAGGGCCGGGCTCGCCGAATCGGCCGCCGCGCTCTGCGCCTCCATCGGCTACCGCTCCGCCGGCACCGTCGAGTACGTCTATGACGCGGCCCGCCAGGAGGCGTCCTTCCTGGAGGTCAACACCCGGCTGCAGGTGGAGCATCCGGTCACCGAGGCGGTCTACGGGGTGGACCTGGTCGAGTGGATGCTCCGGCTGGCGCAGGGCGACCGCGAGATCGTCCGGCCGGTCGGCCCGCCGCGCGGCCACGCCGTCGAGGCCCGGGTCTATGCCGAGGACCCGAACCGGGACCACCGGCCCAGCGCCGGTCTGCTCACCCGGGTCGCCTTCCCCGCGGACGTCCGGGTGGACACCTGGGTGGAGACCGGGACCGAGGTCGGCACCAGCTACGACCCGATGCTCGCCAAGGTCATCGTGCACGGCGAGGACCGTGCCGACGCCCTGGACCGCCTGGACGCGGCCCTGGCCGACAGCCGGGTCGACGGCATCGAGACCAATCTGGGGCTGCTCCGCGCCGCCACCGCCGCGCCCGCCGTCCGTGCGGCCGCGCACACCACCGCCACCCTGGCCGGCATCACCGACCCGCTGCCCAGGATCGAGGTGGTCCGGGCCGGCACCCTCACCACCGTCCAGGACTGGCCCGGGCGGACCGGCTACTGGCATGTCGGCGTCCCCCCGTGCGGGCCGATGGACGACCTGTCGTTCCGGCTCGGCAACCGGGCGCTGGGCAATCCCGAGGGCGCGGCCGGCCTGGAGTGCACCCTGGAAGGACCGGTCCTCCGCTTCAGCGCCGCCACCACCGTCTGCGTCACCGGGGCCCCGGCGGAGGTCACCCTGGACGGGGCGCCGGTGCCGCAGTGGGAGCCGCTGACGGTTCCCGCCGGGTCCGAACTGGCCGTCGGAGCACCGGAGGAGGCCGGGCTGCGCAGCTATCTGCTGGTCGCCGGGGGCCTGGACCTGCCGGACTTCCTCGGCAGCGCGGCCACCTTCACCCTGGGCCGCTTCGGCGGCCACGGCGGCCGCACCCTGCGCGCCGGCGACGTCCTGCACGGCGGCCGGACCGTCACCGGGACCCAACCGGTGCCGCTCGCCGAGCGCCCGGTCCTCACCCACGCGTGGACCCTGGACGCCGCCGAAGGGCCGCACGCCGCACCGGAGTTCTTCACCGAGGACGACATCGCCGAGTTCTACGCCGCGAAGTGGAGCGTGCACTTCAACAGCGCCCGAACCGGTGTCCGGCTGGTCGGTCCCAAACCGGCCTGGGCCCGCCGCGACGGCGGGGAGGCGGGGCTGCACCCGTCCAACATCCATGACACCCCCTACTCCGTCGGCGCGGTCGACTACACCGGCGACATGCCGGTGCTGCTGGGACCTGACGGACCGTCACTGGGCGGCTTCGTCTGCCCGGCCACCGTGCTCACCGGCGACCGCTGGAAGCTCGGGCAACTGCGCCCGGGGGACACCGTCTCCTTCCGCCCGGTCACCGTGGACGGCCGGGACCGACCGGCCATCGTGGACGGCGGCATCCTCGCCCGCACGCCCGAGGAGCTCGACCGCCCCGCCGTCGGCTACCGCCGCAGCGGTGACGACAACCTGCTGGTCGAGTACGGGCCGATGCAGCTCGACCTGGCCCTGCGGATGCGCGTGCACGCCCTGGCCGAGGCACTCGCCGCCCTGGACCTGCCCGGCGTGGTCGACCTCACCCCGGGCATCCGTTCGCTGCAGATCCACACCGACCCGGCCGTGCTGCCGCTCGCCGACCTGCTGCCGCTGGTGCAGGAGGCGGAGCGGCTCCTGCCGCCCACCCGCGAGCTGCGGGTCCCCTCCCGGACCGTGCATCTGCCGCTGTCCTGGGACGATCCGGCGACCCGCGAGGCCATCGCCCGCTACATGGCCGGGGTGCGCGACGACGCGCCCTGGTGCCCGTGGAACATCGAGTTCATCCGCCGGGTCAACGGACTGGACACGGTCGAGGACGTCTACCGCACCGTGTTCGACGCCGAGTACCTGGTCCTCGGCCTCGGCGACGTCTACCTCGGCGCGCCGGTGGCCACCCCGCTGGACCCCAGGCACCGGCTGGTCACCACCAAGTACAACCCGGCCAGGACCTGGACCGCGGAGAACTCGGTCGGCATCGGCGGCGCCTATCTGTGCGTCTACGGGATGGAGGGCCCGGGCGGCTACCAGTTCGTCGGCCGCACCGTCCAGGTCTGGTCCGGCTGGCAGCAGCGCGGCCCGTTCGAGCCGGGGAAGCCCTGGCTGCTGCGCTTCTTCGACCGGATCAAATGGTTCCCGGTGGAGGCGGACGAACTGCTGGAGATGCGCGCCGACATGGCGGCCGGCCGGCTCGCGGTCACCATGGAGGAGGGCGAGTTCGCGCTCGCCGACCATCTCCGCTTCCTGGACGAGAACGCGGCCGACATCGCGGCCTTCCGGGAGCGGCAGGGCGCCGCCTTCGGCGCCGAGCGCCAGGCCTGGGAGCTGGCCGGGGAGTTCGACCGGGCCGAACAGGAACAGGTCGCGGCTCCGCCCGCCGAGGAGATCACCGTCCCCGAGGGCGGACGGCTGATCGAGGCCCAGTTCACGGCCTGCGTCTGGAAGGTGGACGTCGAGCCGGGGCAGCTGGTCACGGCGGGGCAGCGGCTGATGGCGGTGGAGGCCATGAAGATGGAGTCCGTACTGACGGCACCCCAGGACGGACTGGTGGAACGGCTGCTGGTGCGCGCCGGCGACCAGGTGGAGGCCGGGGCGCCCCTGCTGCTGCTCGTCCCGGCGGAGGTCAGGGAGACAGTCGAGGCCACGATCGGAGACGCCGCATGA
- a CDS encoding urea amidolyase associated protein UAAP2, producing MTTTDVSTPTSTATVPARAAWSAALRAGQSLTVTDLAGNQAVDFLVYDRHDLSVRYSAADTIQAQGSIFLTTGSVLLSNEHTPLMTVSADQVGRHDTIGGACSRESNTLRYGHHTWTQHACVDNFLAEGSRWGLGKRDLVGNVNWYMNVPVEPDGTLGIVDGLSAPGLSLTLRAETDVLVLVSNCPQVNNPCNGFDPTPVLMTITDGAP from the coding sequence ATGACGACCACCGACGTTTCGACCCCGACTTCGACCGCCACCGTCCCGGCCCGGGCCGCCTGGTCCGCCGCGCTGCGCGCCGGACAGTCGCTGACCGTCACCGACCTGGCCGGCAACCAGGCCGTGGACTTCCTGGTGTACGACCGGCACGACCTCTCGGTCCGCTACAGCGCCGCCGACACCATCCAGGCCCAGGGCTCCATCTTCCTCACCACCGGTAGCGTGCTGCTCTCCAACGAGCACACCCCGCTGATGACCGTCAGCGCCGACCAGGTCGGCCGGCACGACACCATCGGCGGCGCCTGCAGCCGGGAGTCCAACACCCTGCGCTACGGCCACCACACCTGGACCCAGCACGCCTGCGTGGACAACTTCCTCGCCGAGGGCTCCCGTTGGGGTCTGGGCAAGCGCGACCTGGTGGGCAATGTCAACTGGTACATGAACGTCCCGGTGGAGCCCGACGGCACCCTCGGCATTGTCGACGGCCTGTCCGCGCCCGGACTCTCGCTGACGCTGCGCGCCGAGACCGACGTGCTGGTGCTGGTCTCCAACTGCCCGCAGGTGAACAACCCCTGCAACGGCTTCGACCCCACCCCGGTCCTGATGACGATCACCGACGGAGCGCCCTGA
- a CDS encoding urea amidolyase associated protein UAAP1 — MRSATDTTYAARDHARAQAAPVDRPAAPPGVPAEDLVWAETVPGGNYTHKVLARGTSLRLADPLGDACAHLLLYVADRPWERLNVADTTKVQWNAYLGPGSLLLSDQGRVLASITEDGSGRHDALCGTSTLARNTARYGDGAPQSATPAGRELLLLAAAKNGLDRRDLAPSLSLFQGVRVTDDGALEYTGSAGPGTAVTLRAEQPLTVLIANVPHPLDPRTDYHCGPLEVTAWRGRPTGPGDALWEATPEGHRAFLNTAEFCAARGL, encoded by the coding sequence GTGCGTTCGGCGACCGACACCACCTATGCCGCCCGGGACCACGCCCGCGCCCAGGCCGCCCCCGTAGACCGGCCCGCCGCACCGCCGGGCGTTCCCGCCGAGGACTTGGTCTGGGCCGAGACCGTCCCCGGCGGCAACTACACCCACAAGGTGCTGGCCCGGGGCACCTCGCTGCGGCTCGCCGACCCGCTCGGCGACGCCTGTGCCCATCTGCTGCTCTATGTCGCCGACCGGCCCTGGGAGCGGCTGAACGTCGCAGACACCACCAAGGTCCAGTGGAACGCCTACCTCGGCCCGGGCAGCCTGCTCCTCTCCGACCAGGGCCGGGTCCTGGCCAGCATCACCGAGGACGGCTCGGGCCGGCACGACGCCCTGTGCGGCACCTCCACCCTGGCCCGCAACACCGCGCGCTACGGCGACGGCGCGCCCCAGTCGGCCACCCCGGCCGGACGCGAACTGCTGCTGCTCGCCGCAGCCAAGAACGGTCTCGACCGGCGCGACCTGGCCCCCTCGCTCTCGCTGTTCCAGGGCGTCCGGGTCACCGACGACGGCGCGCTGGAGTACACCGGCTCGGCCGGTCCCGGCACGGCGGTGACGCTGCGCGCGGAACAGCCGCTGACCGTGCTGATCGCCAACGTCCCGCATCCGCTGGACCCGCGCACCGACTACCACTGCGGCCCGCTGGAGGTCACCGCCTGGCGCGGCCGGCCCACCGGACCGGGCGATGCACTGTGGGAGGCGACGCCCGAGGGACACCGCGCCTTTCTGAACACCGCCGAATTCTGCGCCGCACGGGGGCTGTGA